The Ahaetulla prasina isolate Xishuangbanna chromosome 5, ASM2864084v1, whole genome shotgun sequence genomic sequence aattaaaacattattattattattattattattattattattattattattattattattattattattattattattattattattattattactttgtcgcacagatgctttttcaagaggcaatgggactttctgttttttctttaaagacatttcacttctcatccaagaagctttttcatagacgagaagcgaaacaccttcaaagaaaaaacgaacaaaccagaaaagtccagttgcctcttgaaaaaagcacctttgggacaaccatgacctggatgactgagaatctccatagacatttacctgTCCTTTGCTTTGGAAAGATATGCTAAGGATATTTGAACCAGTTAATAAATGACTAACAGATTTGTTTTCTCAAATTTCAAAGAGGAGAGCAAAGAACATAATTTGGCTGTGAAAAATGAGCTATATATGGAAAAGTTCAAAAACCGTTACCCACGTTAGATTGGATTTGGTTGATATTCAGAAACAGAAATAATTTGAGAATTAGAGGCATTAGGAAACATGCAGTAAAGACTAATTAAATCGGGTATCTTCTCTCAAAATTTAATTACAAGCTGCTAATTTTAAAACTTCAAGGTAACGAGGTGAAACTCACCCGTAAATTCTTCCCTTCTGAGTTCAATCAAATGCCAAACCCAAAAGACATGCTAATAAGATTTCTAAAATAATCAGGTGAAAGAAGGGAAATCTACAAAAAAGTGCATGGAATGAAAGGGATAAATTGGGATGGAgataaagtttcttttttaaaggcaCTAGTTGTGCCATGATAGAAATTCTTCAAAGCAATGGGAGaagatgttcttttcttttttttttttatttgaatttatatcccgcccttctccgaagactcagggcggcttacactgtgttaagcaatagtcttcatccatttgtatattatatacaaagtcagcttttattgcccccaacaatctgggtcctcattttaccttataaaggatggaaggctgagtcaaccttgggcctggtgggacttgaacttgcagtaattgcaagcagctgtgttaataacaaactacttagtctgttgagccaccagaggctgacctaggcttcccaagagcatgaagcagactccttgtcccgacaaaaacccctttttattaactTACTgtaaattcctctcattcacatccagcaaagtctttcaagggagaattgacAATCACAGactttatctggcttggagaactGCCAAGCCGATACCTTCAAAATTTGGCAAGAAATCTtggagagtcacgaaccaattaagcgaaccaattgtctcctgcaaactcccctcccctttcgctcctctttattccctatgggatgGGCCATTCATCACCcatctgtggctttactcccaaggcgacccttgttccttagctgttcccttctcctggcagctctgcgcatgcacaaactgggaacaggctccagctgttcttctgccacaCTGATGTCCaattccaaaggcagctgacaacgctcagacggccctggcctcatctctgcctccgacgcagggcactcatcagagccttccccagactccaggactggcccatgttctgccCCAACCTCcccactgtctgagtctgccaccagttcCACTGGCAGGGCACAAGAATgattaaaagataaaggtaaaagtttctctGTCAGTCATGTTTGACTCTAAgggtcggtgctcatctctgtttcttggccgagGGAACCAGCATTGTGCAAAGACaatttctctgcctccgatgcagagccctcatccaggccttccccagcctccaggactggcccatgttcttcctcagcctcatcactgtctgactccgctgccagctcttcaagctgctggcggaccacaacaggaaagGGGACACCACAGAGATTTTTCCCCCTAGCCATCATACCCTTAATGCTTTCATTGCCGCACTAGGCTGTAGTTTTCAGCCCTTATTGAATCTTAACGTCTTGTTAGATAAGCAATAGAAGGGATAAGGGTACCATTCTTCAGCTGTGTTTAGGGGATCCATTGGCCATAATCTGGCCTTTCAGTGGACAGTAGAAtctaatagcagaataacagagttattaacatataaaacatttgctagaccaattcttgaatacagctcgcttgtctggaacccacacctcatttcggacattaatacaattgagcgtgtccagaaatattttacaagaagagttctccactcctctgaatacaacaaaataccttatgccaccagacttgaaatcctgggtttagaaaatttagaactatgccgccttcgacatgaatttaactcatagaatcatctgttacaatgtccttcctgccaaagactacttcagcttcaatcgcaacaatacacgagcacacaatagatttaagcttaatgttaaccactccaatcttgattgcagaaaatatgacttcagtaacagagttgttaatacttggaatacactacttgactctgtggtctcttcccaaaatccccaaagctttaaccaaaaactgtctactattgacctcaccccattcctaagaggtctgtaaggggtgtgcataagagcaccagcgtgcctaccattcctgtcctattgttccctttgattgtatccaattcatatagtcatttcatgcttatgcttatatttatgcttatatatcgtattgttatttcttgcttatgcttatatatactgttgtgataaataaataaataaataaataaataataaataaataaataaaaataaataaataaagcaaagctggctgaggaactctgggagttgaagtccacaagtcttaaagggaccaaggttggagacccctgttctaggccaaccccttgctaaggcagaaaaccctataccatttcaaacaaattgttgtccaatgtcttcttaaaatttccagtattggagcacccacaacttctggaggcaagtcgttccactgattaattgttctaccaaGAAATTTTttattagttctaggttgcttctctttttggttagcttccatccattgcttcttgtgctggtttccggtgctttggaaaataggttgacccctcttctttttggcagtcccttagatactggaagactgctatcaagtcagtcctagccagtggtgaaatccaatttttttactaccggttctgtgggcatggtgggcatggtgggtgtggcttggtgggcgtggcaggggaaggattctgcaaaatctccattcccaccccactctgggggactaatactgcaaaatccccatcccctcccctctcctgggggaagaatactgcaaaatctccattcccacagcactctagggccagccagaggtggtatttgccagttctccaaactactcaaaatttccgctactggttctctagaacctgtgaaaacctgctggatttcacccctggtcctatctcttttcattaaacttgacatacccaattccagcaaccattcttcatatgttttagtctctggtcccctaatcatcttggttgctcttctctgaattctttctagagtttcaacatctttttacatatttttttataatgAGTGATGACCAAGCCTAATTCAATGGGCCAATACAATGACCTGACACAAAAGGGAGTTACCTTAGCCGAGGTTTCGAACCATCCCACAAAACCATTGTCCTTGCAGAACTGGTCCATCTTGAAGCCATTATTCACCAGTAACTCTTGGCTTTGATCACATTTGTTTGCTAACAGGACAGCTGGCACCATCTGGCCATTAGGGAGAGTCAATTTAGTGTCCAAATCCTGCTTCCACTTGGTTACGGCTTCAAAGGTAGCTGGCCTTGTAACGTCGAAGACGAtaaaagctcccacagcttctcgGTAGTAGACCCGGGTCATGTTCCCAAATCTTTCTTGACCTATAAAGGATaaaagtggacaaccatttagatatgaaccagcactgtaaagcagctgccaaaaaagccgacacagttctagactgcataaacagagggatagaatcaagatcacgtgaagtgttaataccactttataatgccttggtaaggccagacttggaatattgcatccagttttggtcgccacaatgtaaaaaagatgctgagactctagaaagagtgcagagaagagcaacaaagatgattaggggactggaggctaaaacatatgaagaacggttgcaggaactgggtatgtctagtttaatgaaaagaaggactaggggagacatgatagcagtgttccagtatctcaggggctgccacaaagaagagggagtcaagctattctccaaagcacctgagagtagaacaagaagcaatgcgtggaaactagtcaaggagagaagcaacttagaactaaggagaaatttcctgagagttagaacaattaaccagtggaacattttgcctccagaagttgtgaatgctccaacactggaaatttttaacaagatgttggataaccatctgactgagatggtgtagggtttcctgcctgggcaggggcttggactagaaggcctccaagatcccttccaattctgttattgttgttgctgttgttttgttgttgttgttgttgttgttgttgttgttgttgttataaaaggattattattattataaaaggaTACTTTTTAACATATCTACACTTATTACACTGTGAGAGATTTGTGGGGGAgctgaaaaaggaagggaaagcaaCACAGACATAAGCAATCAAGAGGTAATGGATGAGTCAGCTGATCTTGGAGGTGttccagtccaacctcctgctcatccAGGAGACCGTACACCATTTCTTCATGGCAGCCCCTCGAATATTGGAACAGCCATGAAGAAGAGAGgttcaaccaggggtgggcttcaaaaattttagcaaggggttttctgcccggttgctgggtgggtgtgactatGGAGGGCGTGGCCTAATagacctcctgcaccacagtgtggGGGGGattgccttccctgggctctagaggcttttcttgagcctcctggagggtgaaaacagcctccccaagctccagaggcgtctggaggccagaaacaggcccgtttctggcctttccgaacttctggtaggcccatttttcaccctccctgacccTCTGTACGTGCCTTGCACTTACTTGCAttcaaaacaggccgcatggggattcctgggaggggaagggaggggtaagtggagtgggatttgggggggttctccgaactgcacagaatttttagctagaggttctcccgaacccctgcgaacccccagcagcccacccctgggtccaacctatttcccaaagcaccagaagacaagacaagaaataatagatgaatagatgaataGCTAGagggggaaaattggtataatagttttgggggaaaattttcttagcatatgtttgttttatttttaactataccttgtgcttcttccgggaagtcaggggggagggatcagtgaagggaggggggttggggggaaagggggaaaaaattttttgtaaaactttttgaataaaaaaaaaaaagaaataatagatgaaaagtaatcaaggagagaagcaacctagaaccagggagacatttcctaacagtgagaacaattaaccagtgaaacggcttgccttcagacattgtggcttttaagaaaagattggctaGTCACTTAtctgagcaggggtgtcaaactcatggcccgcaggCTCGATAGGTCACGCGCTAGTCATCCCCACCCCCCTTTTAACAAAGAGGAAAAATtcttgatatgtcacgtgactgttaagggtaatctggtttcacaaccaaggttgtggactgttgagcaaagtaccctac encodes the following:
- the LOC131199416 gene encoding ras-related protein Rab-38-like isoform X2, with translation MRPKPSLCCIRVGNRTGTGPDRHLHPGQERFGNMTRVYYREAVGAFIVFDVTRPATFEAVTKWKQDLDTKLTLPNGQMVPAVLLANKCDQSQELLVNNGFKMDQFCKDNGFVGWFETSAKDNINIEEAARCLVKHIISSDSEPVQPIQPDVINPHLNPSKRNPCSACFRT
- the LOC131199416 gene encoding ras-related protein Rab-38-like isoform X1 gives rise to the protein MKIRRNCRRDNHFCFIYPFRFNSDLILRGQERFGNMTRVYYREAVGAFIVFDVTRPATFEAVTKWKQDLDTKLTLPNGQMVPAVLLANKCDQSQELLVNNGFKMDQFCKDNGFVGWFETSAKDNINIEEAARCLVKHIISSDSEPVQPIQPDVINPHLNPSKRNPCSACFRT